The Virgibacillus sp. MSP4-1 genome has a segment encoding these proteins:
- a CDS encoding TerC family protein has product MEFLDFEFIKSIIAIIGIDLVLGGDNAIVIALASRNLPLSQRNKAIIWGTGLAICIRILLTAVALYLLQIPFLQFVGGLLLVYIAIHLLTDDGDDPDIKGSDNLLSAIKTIVFADVVMGFDNVIALAGASGGNIILVIIGLLISVPIIIWGSKIILFIMEKFPVLVYIGASILAYTASEMILGEERLQPIFEQLRILHYILPIVMILFVIITGYNVDQRKIKTVK; this is encoded by the coding sequence ATGGAATTTTTAGATTTTGAATTCATTAAGTCCATTATCGCAATCATAGGTATTGATTTGGTCCTCGGTGGTGATAACGCCATTGTTATTGCACTTGCAAGTCGTAATCTCCCCTTAAGCCAGCGGAATAAAGCGATTATTTGGGGGACAGGCTTAGCTATATGTATTAGAATCCTTTTAACTGCCGTAGCCCTTTATCTATTACAAATCCCATTTTTACAATTTGTCGGGGGACTTCTTCTGGTTTACATTGCTATCCATTTACTTACAGATGACGGGGACGACCCGGATATTAAGGGAAGTGATAACCTGCTCTCAGCTATCAAAACGATTGTATTTGCAGATGTAGTTATGGGATTTGATAATGTTATTGCGCTTGCAGGCGCATCCGGAGGAAACATCATCCTCGTAATTATTGGTTTACTCATCTCGGTACCTATTATCATCTGGGGAAGCAAAATTATTCTATTTATCATGGAGAAATTCCCTGTATTGGTTTATATTGGAGCAAGTATTCTGGCTTATACAGCAAGTGAGATGATCCTTGGCGAGGAACGATTGCAGCCAATTTTTGAGCAGTTGCGTATACTTCACTATATACTTCCAATCGTAATGATCCTGTTTGTCATTATCACTGGTTATAACGTTGATCAGCGTAAAATCAAAACCGTTAAATAA
- the mecA gene encoding adaptor protein MecA codes for MEIERINENTVKFYISYMDIEDRGFDREDVWYNREKSEQLFWEMMDEVNEQEEFTVDGPLWIQVQAMDKGLEIIVTKAQLSKDGHKLELPTDEGKLLDLPIDDKMESLLDKGHFLNGEQTETEDQDEENEDDQEEFSIVLKFTDIENVIQLGHSIRDSFVFHDELYHYDQAYYLFIQFKDDLLDDDEQEDVISHMLEYSEESSMTIHRLSEYGNQIYEQSALEQIKTHFPTL; via the coding sequence ATGGAAATCGAGCGTATTAATGAAAACACAGTCAAGTTTTACATCTCCTATATGGATATAGAGGATCGCGGTTTTGATCGTGAAGATGTCTGGTATAACCGGGAAAAAAGTGAACAGCTCTTCTGGGAAATGATGGATGAGGTGAATGAGCAGGAAGAATTTACTGTAGATGGTCCATTATGGATTCAAGTACAGGCAATGGATAAAGGCCTTGAGATTATTGTTACGAAGGCCCAGTTATCCAAGGATGGCCACAAGCTTGAGCTTCCAACTGATGAAGGAAAATTATTGGATTTACCAATAGATGATAAAATGGAATCATTATTAGATAAAGGCCACTTTTTGAATGGTGAGCAGACAGAAACAGAGGATCAGGATGAGGAAAACGAGGATGATCAGGAGGAATTTTCCATTGTTCTGAAGTTTACCGATATTGAAAACGTCATACAGTTAGGTCATTCCATCCGTGATTCATTTGTATTTCATGATGAACTTTATCACTATGATCAGGCCTACTATTTGTTTATTCAGTTCAAAGATGATTTGCTGGACGATGATGAACAGGAAGATGTCATTAGCCATATGCTCGAATATAGTGAGGAAAGCAGTATGACTATTCACCGGTTAAGTGAATACGGGAATCAGATTTATGAGCAAAGTGCATTGGAACAAATCAAAACCCATTTCCCTACGTTATAG
- the cls gene encoding cardiolipin synthase yields the protein MFKRIQLFVFLIMVVGFLYIVTEFWGSWIVTAYSIFISISVVFISFLIFIENRNPSQTLNWLLVLAAFPGVGFFFYLFFGQNFRKRKMFKQKAELDLRAFRQVEGSRFLNQRELNELGDYQRQSFRLAQRLGHSPISFHTDTRVLTNGSESFPAMLEELKQAEHHIHLEFYIVRDDQLGNEFKDVLVEKANNGVEVRFLYDAVGSWELSNGFKEELKRAGVEMVPFSPVKLPFLNNKINFRNHRKIVVVDGKIGFAGGLNIGDEYIGRNKYYGNWRDTHLYVRGEAVRSLQTIFLQDWYYMTGKALLKPAYLSPEYIIENKGGVQLVAGGPDTEWETIKMLFFSLMTSAQQSIWIASPYFIPDTDILSAIKTAALSGVDVKLLVPNRPDKKIVFYASQSYYPELLEAGVKIYRYNEGFLHSKVMIVDQELASIGTSNMDMRSFHLNFEVNAFLYKTDSVEQLVTDFEKDLQHSTQLEHSRFLKRPIFMKIYESTCRLLSPLL from the coding sequence ATGTTTAAACGTATTCAACTTTTCGTATTCTTGATTATGGTCGTAGGTTTTCTTTATATCGTAACCGAATTCTGGGGAAGTTGGATTGTTACGGCTTATTCTATTTTTATATCCATTTCCGTCGTATTTATTTCTTTTTTAATTTTTATTGAGAATCGCAATCCCAGTCAGACCTTAAATTGGCTGCTTGTTCTGGCCGCTTTCCCGGGTGTTGGTTTTTTCTTTTATCTTTTTTTCGGTCAGAACTTTCGTAAACGTAAAATGTTTAAGCAAAAGGCTGAATTGGATCTGAGAGCGTTCAGGCAGGTAGAGGGCAGTCGATTTTTAAATCAGAGAGAGCTCAATGAATTGGGGGACTATCAGCGACAATCCTTTCGACTGGCTCAGAGGCTTGGACATTCTCCTATTTCATTTCATACGGATACAAGGGTTTTAACAAATGGTTCCGAGAGTTTTCCTGCTATGCTGGAAGAGCTGAAACAGGCGGAACACCATATTCATTTAGAATTTTATATTGTTAGAGATGATCAATTAGGGAATGAATTTAAGGATGTTCTGGTAGAAAAGGCGAATAATGGTGTTGAAGTTCGTTTTCTTTATGATGCAGTGGGAAGCTGGGAGCTTTCTAATGGTTTTAAAGAGGAACTGAAGCGTGCAGGTGTGGAAATGGTTCCTTTTTCTCCGGTTAAACTGCCATTTCTGAACAATAAAATTAATTTTCGTAACCACCGAAAAATTGTTGTGGTAGATGGAAAAATAGGGTTTGCAGGTGGATTAAATATCGGGGATGAATATATCGGACGGAACAAGTATTACGGGAATTGGCGTGATACCCATTTATATGTTCGTGGTGAAGCGGTGCGAAGTCTTCAGACGATTTTTCTGCAGGATTGGTATTATATGACGGGAAAAGCTTTGCTGAAGCCTGCCTACTTATCCCCTGAATACATCATTGAAAATAAAGGGGGAGTTCAGCTCGTTGCGGGTGGACCGGATACGGAATGGGAGACCATTAAAATGCTGTTCTTTTCTCTCATGACCTCAGCACAGCAGTCAATCTGGATTGCCTCCCCCTATTTTATTCCGGATACCGATATTCTCTCAGCGATTAAAACGGCAGCTCTCAGCGGGGTTGACGTGAAACTGCTCGTTCCCAATCGACCGGATAAAAAGATCGTTTTTTATGCGTCTCAATCCTATTATCCGGAGTTGTTAGAAGCGGGTGTAAAAATTTATCGTTATAATGAAGGTTTCTTACATAGTAAGGTCATGATTGTCGATCAGGAACTGGCATCCATAGGAACGTCAAATATGGATATGAGAAGCTTTCACTTGAATTTTGAGGTCAACGCCTTTCTTTATAAAACAGACAGCGTAGAGCAGCTTGTAACAGATTTTGAGAAGGATCTTCAGCATTCCACCCAGCTGGAACATTCCCGATTTTTAAAGCGCCCGATTTTTATGAAAATATACGAGTCAACCTGTCGGCTCTTATCCCCACTATTATAA
- a CDS encoding competence protein CoiA — protein MLKAVDRNGTPILLINKTRQELADLRREIFYCPQCNEQVFIRAGEKVMPHYAHFQQSSCPNRHNGEGDYHSKGKAALYEWFSTQGIPVEMEYYLSSIQQRPDLLVKWSNRYFAIEYQCAVISPTMVRERTRGYRKAGIFPIWILGENRLKRRGTSQIKATHFDSLFIQKFTPDTQPQILFYNPVTDLMTSLVSPSPIKSRIYGRIRSWLLSNSGFQHFFLKSQVLNPQVYEYWLNEKKRFRSLRAKYAGSSDKRFISWLYSKGLHPQYLPSEIHLPVPHHFLMDTPTYIWQSKILLDIIKPLSVGKTFMYNELRSTLQSTQKRCPLASIYLEETAAVEEYLHLLEGLQILSRVNEFTFRKEKEVVFPRTLEQAINRDSQLLNQLVKLEKQTRLHVK, from the coding sequence TTGTTAAAAGCTGTAGATAGGAATGGAACACCTATATTACTTATCAACAAGACCAGGCAGGAGTTGGCAGATTTAAGACGGGAAATCTTTTATTGCCCTCAATGTAATGAGCAAGTATTTATCAGGGCAGGGGAAAAGGTGATGCCTCATTACGCCCATTTCCAGCAGAGCTCCTGTCCTAATCGTCATAATGGAGAGGGGGATTACCATTCGAAAGGAAAAGCAGCTTTATATGAGTGGTTTTCGACTCAAGGAATACCAGTGGAAATGGAATATTATCTCTCTTCTATTCAGCAGCGTCCTGATTTACTGGTGAAATGGAGTAATCGCTACTTTGCTATTGAATATCAATGCGCTGTCATATCGCCGACAATGGTTAGGGAACGAACAAGGGGGTACAGGAAAGCAGGGATTTTCCCGATATGGATTCTTGGCGAAAACCGGTTAAAAAGAAGAGGGACCAGCCAGATTAAAGCAACCCATTTTGATTCTTTGTTTATTCAGAAGTTCACGCCTGATACTCAGCCCCAAATTCTCTTTTATAATCCTGTAACCGACTTAATGACCTCGCTCGTTTCCCCAAGTCCCATAAAATCCAGAATATATGGCCGTATACGTTCATGGCTGCTGTCGAATTCAGGTTTTCAGCACTTCTTTTTAAAATCCCAGGTTCTGAATCCTCAAGTATATGAATATTGGTTAAATGAGAAGAAGAGATTCCGTAGTCTGAGAGCCAAATATGCCGGTTCATCGGACAAGCGGTTTATTTCGTGGCTATATTCAAAAGGTCTGCATCCGCAATACCTGCCGTCAGAGATTCATTTACCCGTACCCCATCACTTTTTAATGGATACGCCAACGTATATATGGCAGAGCAAAATTTTATTGGACATTATTAAACCTTTATCAGTTGGGAAAACTTTTATGTATAATGAGCTGCGATCTACCTTACAATCCACACAAAAAAGGTGTCCACTGGCATCCATCTATCTCGAAGAAACTGCGGCTGTTGAAGAGTATTTGCATCTGCTGGAAGGGCTTCAGATCCTTTCACGTGTAAATGAATTTACGTTCAGAAAGGAGAAAGAAGTTGTATTTCCCCGGACTTTGGAACAGGCTATAAACAGAGATTCCCAATTATTGAATCAATTAGTAAAGTTGGAAAAACAAACCCGACTTCATGTAAAATAG
- the pepF gene encoding oligoendopeptidase F, with protein MIVVYPFLRRRTLTVANNTKELPKREDIPEERTWKLEDIFESDEAWEKEFKEIQNLYPKMTEFQGRITDSADQLLEMLKLQDEISNRLGKLFTYAHMRYDQDTTNSFYQELNTRAETLITQASSAMSFIVPELLTLTEDQVKAFISEKEELKTYEHYLEDVLRQRPHILSEKEEELLAEVSEVTSSPEQTFGMLNNADIDFPSVKDADGNEKDLTHGRFIQFMESKDRNVRKNAFDAMYDTYGKFKNTLASTLSGAVKRDNFNAKARHYDSARQSSLDANNIPESVYDNLVEAVNDRISLLHRYVSLRKQVLDVDELHMYDLYVPLIDDVDMEVKYDEAKEYVLNGLAPLGEEYQKILEQGFESRWIDVEENKGKRSGAYSSGVYGTNPYILLNWQDNINNLFTLAHELGHSLHSYYTHKHQPFRYGNYSIFVAEVASTCNEALLNDYLLKNTNDKREKLYLLNHFLEGFRGTVFRQTMFAEFEHDIHVRAQNGEALTAEKMTQLYYDLNKKYFGDDLTIDDKIGLEWARIPHFYYNYYVYQYATGYSAATTLASQILNEGDEAVERYLNYLKAGSSDYPIEVLKRAGVDMTSKDPILSALDVFEEKLNEFEELLK; from the coding sequence ATGATTGTTGTATACCCATTTTTAAGAAGGAGGACATTGACTGTGGCGAATAACACAAAAGAGTTGCCAAAGAGAGAAGACATTCCGGAAGAACGTACCTGGAAACTGGAAGATATATTTGAATCGGACGAGGCCTGGGAAAAAGAATTTAAAGAAATACAGAACCTTTATCCGAAAATGACAGAATTTCAAGGCAGAATTACAGACTCTGCTGATCAGTTATTAGAAATGTTAAAGCTTCAGGATGAAATATCCAATCGATTAGGCAAGCTGTTTACATATGCGCACATGCGCTATGATCAGGACACAACCAACTCCTTTTATCAGGAATTAAACACCCGCGCTGAAACATTGATCACACAGGCTTCAAGTGCAATGAGTTTTATAGTTCCGGAGCTATTAACATTAACCGAGGATCAGGTTAAGGCATTTATATCTGAAAAAGAAGAGTTAAAGACTTACGAGCATTATCTCGAGGATGTTCTGCGGCAGCGTCCACATATCCTTAGTGAGAAAGAAGAAGAGCTTCTTGCGGAAGTTTCAGAGGTTACAAGCAGTCCAGAGCAGACTTTTGGAATGCTGAATAACGCGGATATAGACTTTCCTTCCGTAAAAGATGCAGACGGAAATGAAAAGGACCTTACGCATGGACGTTTTATTCAGTTTATGGAATCAAAGGATCGTAATGTAAGAAAAAATGCCTTTGATGCTATGTATGATACTTATGGAAAGTTCAAAAATACCCTTGCTTCTACACTTAGCGGGGCGGTAAAACGGGATAATTTTAATGCTAAGGCCCGTCATTATGATTCAGCAAGACAATCCTCACTGGATGCCAACAATATTCCCGAGAGTGTTTATGATAACCTGGTGGAAGCGGTAAACGATAGAATATCATTGCTTCATCGCTATGTAAGTCTACGCAAGCAGGTATTGGATGTAGACGAACTGCATATGTACGATTTATATGTTCCTCTTATTGATGATGTGGATATGGAGGTAAAATATGACGAAGCCAAGGAATATGTTCTGAATGGATTGGCTCCATTAGGTGAGGAATATCAGAAAATCCTGGAACAAGGATTTGAAAGCCGCTGGATCGATGTTGAAGAAAACAAAGGGAAAAGAAGCGGTGCCTACTCTTCAGGCGTTTATGGAACCAACCCGTATATCCTGTTAAATTGGCAGGATAACATTAACAATCTCTTTACTCTTGCCCATGAATTAGGGCATTCGCTGCACAGCTACTATACTCATAAGCATCAGCCTTTCCGTTATGGCAATTATTCCATTTTCGTAGCAGAAGTGGCATCCACCTGTAATGAAGCGTTATTGAATGATTATCTGCTGAAGAATACGAATGATAAGAGAGAGAAGCTTTACCTGTTAAATCATTTCTTAGAAGGCTTCCGCGGAACGGTATTCCGTCAGACAATGTTTGCTGAATTTGAGCATGATATCCATGTTCGTGCTCAGAACGGTGAAGCACTGACTGCTGAAAAAATGACCCAGCTATATTATGACCTTAATAAAAAGTATTTTGGTGACGATCTAACGATTGATGACAAAATTGGTCTGGAATGGGCTCGTATTCCTCATTTCTATTACAATTATTACGTTTATCAATATGCAACAGGCTATTCGGCTGCAACAACACTTGCCTCTCAGATCCTGAATGAGGGAGATGAAGCTGTGGAAAGATATTTAAACTATCTTAAAGCAGGAAGCAGTGATTATCCAATCGAAGTTCTGAAGCGTGCCGGAGTAGATATGACGTCCAAGGATCCGATTCTGTCAGCATTAGACGTATTTGAAGAAAAGCTTAATGAGTTTGAAGAGCTTTTAAAGTAA
- a CDS encoding ClpXP adapter SpxH family protein gives MIRKSTGATTSSTPKTDNTQYGFSDLLNKPIEIYTFIDPLCPECWSLEPYLKKLKLEYGRFFKIKPIISGKLSSLNLAKTKNPKDLAKAWNRTASRTGMSCDGDLWLENPISLPWLPSIAIKAAELQGGKAGASFLRKLQEHLFVNKENISNDEILIQCAKEVNLDLEEFQKDLSGETAKKALQCDLKLTREMEVDEIPAIVLFNQSDEQEGIKVSGLYPYDVYVKVLFEMLGSEPNPAVKPPLKEFLKYYHFVASKEISVVFNWSSEQTQKEMKKLQIKRLVEKMPAKYDTFWRYIGH, from the coding sequence GTGATTCGCAAAAGTACTGGGGCAACAACCAGCAGCACACCAAAAACTGATAATACCCAGTATGGTTTTTCTGACTTATTAAATAAACCAATTGAAATCTATACATTTATTGACCCATTGTGCCCTGAATGCTGGTCACTGGAGCCCTATCTAAAGAAACTGAAGCTCGAATATGGACGCTTCTTTAAAATTAAACCGATTATAAGTGGAAAGCTGAGTTCCTTGAACCTTGCTAAAACGAAGAATCCAAAAGACTTGGCTAAAGCCTGGAATCGAACAGCAAGTCGAACTGGAATGAGCTGTGACGGAGACTTATGGCTGGAAAACCCTATTTCTTTACCTTGGCTGCCCTCCATTGCTATTAAGGCAGCAGAGCTCCAGGGCGGAAAAGCCGGAGCTTCCTTTTTGCGTAAGCTCCAGGAGCATTTGTTTGTAAATAAGGAAAATATATCCAATGATGAGATTCTGATCCAATGTGCTAAAGAAGTGAATCTTGACCTGGAAGAATTTCAAAAGGATTTATCAGGTGAAACAGCAAAAAAAGCCTTACAGTGTGATTTAAAACTTACAAGGGAAATGGAAGTTGACGAAATCCCGGCGATTGTTTTATTTAATCAATCTGATGAGCAGGAAGGCATAAAAGTATCAGGACTTTATCCATACGACGTTTATGTAAAGGTATTATTTGAAATGCTCGGATCAGAGCCAAATCCAGCTGTTAAACCCCCATTAAAAGAGTTCTTAAAATACTATCATTTTGTGGCTTCCAAGGAAATTTCCGTTGTTTTTAATTGGAGCAGTGAACAGACACAAAAGGAAATGAAAAAGCTGCAGATTAAGAGGCTGGTTGAAAAAATGCCGGCCAAGTATGATACATTCTGGCGTTATATCGGTCATTAA
- a CDS encoding globin, producing the protein MRDIQGNIYDAIGGYKKIEELVEAFYARVGKHPKLTPIFPDDLTETARKQKMFLTQFFGGPPLFSQERGHPRLRARHIPFEITPSRRNAWVECMTNALAETSIEEPYRTVMLEKLSMTATHMMNTPENEKGESK; encoded by the coding sequence ATGCGTGATATACAAGGCAATATCTACGACGCTATTGGTGGCTATAAAAAAATTGAAGAGCTTGTTGAGGCTTTTTATGCGAGAGTAGGAAAACATCCAAAGCTTACTCCGATTTTTCCTGATGACTTAACAGAGACGGCGAGGAAACAGAAAATGTTTTTAACTCAGTTTTTTGGTGGTCCTCCTTTATTTTCACAGGAAAGAGGGCATCCTAGACTTAGAGCCCGGCACATACCATTCGAAATCACCCCTTCAAGAAGAAATGCCTGGGTGGAATGTATGACAAATGCTTTAGCGGAAACCAGCATTGAGGAACCCTATCGTACTGTCATGTTAGAAAAGCTTTCTATGACTGCAACCCACATGATGAACACACCTGAGAATGAGAAAGGAGAATCCAAGTGA
- a CDS encoding CYTH domain-containing protein, producing the protein MHEEIEIEFKNMLTRAEYHNLLNAFHLDKQTALKQVNHYFETNDLHLKNKGSALRIRKKNGRYVFTLKEPHQDGLLETHADISSHDLTSCKNGTMLVPENIKKRLIALEIPVDQLKYMGELQTLRLEKEWHTCLLVFDHSFYADTEDFELELEAPGLEYGREVFDQLLRDFNIKEKPTKNKIQRFFDAI; encoded by the coding sequence ATGCATGAGGAAATTGAAATTGAATTTAAAAATATGTTAACCAGAGCTGAATATCATAATCTCCTGAATGCCTTTCATCTTGATAAACAAACGGCTTTGAAGCAAGTAAATCACTATTTCGAAACAAATGATCTGCACTTAAAAAATAAGGGCTCAGCTTTACGAATACGGAAAAAAAACGGAAGGTACGTATTTACTTTAAAGGAACCCCATCAGGATGGACTGCTTGAAACACATGCCGACATATCCAGCCACGATTTAACAAGTTGTAAGAACGGAACAATGCTCGTACCTGAGAATATTAAAAAGCGACTAATAGCGCTGGAAATCCCTGTTGACCAATTAAAATACATGGGAGAGCTTCAAACGTTACGCCTTGAGAAGGAATGGCACACCTGTCTTCTCGTATTCGATCATAGTTTCTACGCAGACACAGAGGATTTTGAGCTGGAACTTGAAGCCCCCGGCCTTGAATATGGGCGAGAAGTATTTGACCAGCTTCTTCGTGACTTTAATATTAAAGAAAAACCAACCAAAAATAAAATTCAACGTTTCTTTGACGCCATTTAA
- a CDS encoding GTP pyrophosphokinase family protein gives MNWEVLLAPYAQAVDELKVKLRGMRKQYENESSHSPIEFVTGRVKPISSIIDKARRKGLPIDQVENEIQDIAGLRVVCQFVDDIYAVVEMLRNRKDFIILEEKDYISDKKESGYRSYHMIIHYPVETIKGEKMLSAEVQIRTLAMNFWATNEHSLNYKYSGQIPVEIQSRLKRAAEAAFRLDEEMSAIRHEVQEAQKIFRKKKERDNRET, from the coding sequence GTGAATTGGGAAGTACTGCTTGCTCCATATGCTCAAGCAGTAGATGAATTAAAGGTGAAACTTCGCGGAATGCGGAAACAATATGAAAATGAGTCCAGTCATTCTCCTATTGAATTTGTGACTGGCAGGGTCAAGCCCATTTCGAGCATTATCGATAAAGCCAGGCGAAAGGGACTCCCCATTGATCAAGTGGAAAATGAAATCCAGGATATCGCAGGCTTACGTGTTGTCTGTCAATTCGTTGATGACATATATGCTGTGGTAGAAATGTTAAGAAATCGCAAGGACTTTATCATTCTGGAAGAAAAGGACTACATATCTGATAAAAAGGAAAGTGGCTATCGTTCTTATCATATGATTATTCATTATCCGGTTGAGACGATAAAGGGAGAAAAAATGCTTTCAGCCGAAGTACAGATCCGGACCTTAGCCATGAATTTCTGGGCGACAAATGAGCATTCCTTAAACTATAAGTATTCCGGGCAGATACCGGTGGAAATCCAAAGCCGGCTTAAGCGGGCAGCGGAAGCGGCTTTTCGACTGGATGAAGAGATGTCAGCGATTCGTCATGAAGTACAGGAGGCACAAAAAATTTTTCGCAAAAAAAAGGAACGGGATAATCGTGAAACGTAA
- a CDS encoding NAD kinase, translating to MKFAIQCKGDQTSREIKLKIKNYLEEFNLEYNEQEPDLVISVGGDGTLLEAFHSYNHRLKQTAFIGIHTGHLGFYADWLPKELEKLIIEIARTPFQVVEYPILDIKIHPKNGESEDHYLALNEGSVKTSEGSVVLDVEIKGEHFETFRGDGLCISTPSGSTAYNKALGGAIIHPSLEAIQITEMASINNRVFRTVGSPLILPKHHTCMLKPLNDRSFLITIDHHTYSYKDVKAIECRVAKEKVKFARFRPFPFWKRVHDSFVADERQ from the coding sequence ATGAAATTTGCCATTCAATGTAAAGGAGATCAGACTTCCAGGGAAATTAAGTTGAAGATTAAAAATTACTTAGAGGAATTCAATTTGGAATATAACGAACAAGAGCCGGATTTAGTCATTTCCGTTGGCGGGGATGGAACGCTCCTGGAAGCCTTTCATTCCTACAATCACCGTCTTAAGCAAACCGCTTTTATAGGGATTCATACTGGACACTTAGGTTTTTACGCGGATTGGCTGCCAAAGGAATTGGAGAAGCTTATTATTGAAATTGCCCGTACACCATTCCAGGTTGTGGAATATCCCATTCTTGATATTAAAATTCATCCAAAGAACGGCGAAAGTGAAGATCATTACTTAGCCTTAAATGAAGGTTCTGTGAAAACATCAGAGGGGTCCGTCGTTCTGGATGTTGAGATTAAAGGAGAGCATTTTGAAACCTTCCGTGGAGACGGATTATGCATTTCAACCCCGTCCGGAAGTACAGCCTATAATAAAGCATTAGGAGGAGCCATTATTCATCCTTCGTTAGAGGCGATACAGATTACAGAGATGGCCTCCATTAATAACCGGGTGTTCCGTACGGTAGGTTCACCACTTATATTACCGAAGCATCATACGTGTATGTTAAAACCGCTGAATGACCGAAGCTTTTTAATAACCATTGATCATCACACATACTCTTATAAAGATGTTAAAGCAATTGAGTGCAGAGTAGCGAAAGAAAAAGTGAAGTTTGCCCGTTTTCGCCCATTTCCGTTCTGGAAAAGGGTGCATGATTCATTTGTGGCTGATGAGCGTCAATAA
- a CDS encoding RluA family pseudouridine synthase — protein sequence MKWTIEHKHEGMLVRDYLTSVRAFSRRMIKTVKFSDGIKVNGCSVTVRYNLRKGDLLEISFPEEQENSRLEPMEIPLNIVYEDQDVLVLDKQTGIPVMPSPHSNAGSIANGLVAHYQKQGEHYTAHIVTRLDRHTSGLMLVAKHRFSHSQLSFQQQQGNVKRAYTAIVQGFMENKKGEIHAPIGRKEGSIIEREVRSDGQEAITLYEVESEYDPGFSCVNVSLQTGRTHQIRVHFSWRGHPLLGDDLYGGPVNRINRQALHCHKLTFYQPFKQEWLHFTSGYPDDMKQLIPESN from the coding sequence ATGAAATGGACAATTGAACATAAACATGAGGGGATGCTCGTACGCGATTACTTAACTTCGGTACGGGCATTTTCACGGCGAATGATAAAAACCGTAAAATTTTCGGATGGTATTAAAGTGAATGGCTGCTCTGTTACGGTAAGGTATAACCTGAGAAAGGGAGATCTTCTCGAAATTTCCTTCCCTGAGGAACAGGAGAACAGTCGGCTTGAGCCTATGGAGATTCCTCTGAATATCGTTTATGAAGACCAGGATGTCCTGGTATTGGATAAACAGACCGGTATTCCGGTTATGCCAAGTCCCCATTCGAATGCCGGATCCATTGCTAATGGACTTGTAGCGCATTATCAAAAACAGGGAGAACATTATACAGCACACATTGTGACAAGACTTGACCGTCATACTTCCGGGCTAATGCTCGTGGCTAAGCATCGGTTTAGTCATTCACAGTTATCTTTTCAACAGCAGCAGGGTAACGTGAAGCGGGCCTATACCGCTATAGTGCAAGGGTTTATGGAGAATAAAAAGGGTGAAATTCATGCGCCAATAGGACGAAAAGAAGGCTCAATCATTGAGCGGGAGGTGCGGTCTGATGGGCAGGAGGCAATCACCTTGTATGAAGTGGAATCGGAGTATGATCCAGGGTTTTCCTGTGTCAATGTTTCGCTTCAGACAGGGAGAACACACCAAATTCGTGTCCACTTCTCCTGGAGGGGCCATCCCCTTTTAGGAGATGACCTGTATGGTGGTCCTGTAAACAGAATAAATCGCCAGGCTCTGCACTGTCACAAGTTGACCTTTTATCAGCCCTTTAAACAGGAGTGGCTTCATTTTACTTCCGGATACCCGGATGATATGAAACAGCTTATTCCTGAATCGAATTAA